A genomic stretch from Bacillus sp. N1-1 includes:
- a CDS encoding LacI family DNA-binding transcriptional regulator: protein MAVTIKDVAKLANVAPSTVSRVIANNPRISEQTKRRVREAMEELGYHPNYNARSLANQSTQTIGLVMPSSADKALQNPFFPEVLRGISTKAHEKEYTLYLSTGATEEEMLQGVMGMVHGRRVDGIVMLYSRIDDKIMAFLEQQNFPFTVIGKPLVNPDSITHVDNDNFRAAKDVTDHFIGKGHKRIAFVGGNLDLVVTVDRLSGYEKALREADIPYSDDYVVHVEFLKEGGHEAVMELFSLEKPPTALVVADDLMALGIMSKLDEMGLSVPQDVSIISFNNVMLAEYASPPLTSVDINIFQLGYQAVNCLLEKIDDSEMTSKRVCIPHHVVDRWSVRTLNESEKVN, encoded by the coding sequence ATGGCTGTAACGATAAAAGATGTAGCAAAACTTGCGAATGTCGCACCTTCTACAGTATCGCGCGTTATCGCAAACAATCCCCGAATTAGTGAACAAACTAAACGCCGTGTAAGAGAAGCGATGGAAGAGCTTGGCTATCATCCTAACTATAATGCAAGAAGTCTAGCCAATCAGAGTACCCAAACAATTGGTCTAGTGATGCCAAGTTCTGCCGATAAAGCATTACAAAATCCGTTCTTTCCCGAAGTTCTTCGTGGAATTAGCACGAAGGCTCACGAAAAAGAATACACGCTTTATCTTTCAACAGGCGCTACTGAAGAAGAAATGCTTCAAGGGGTTATGGGGATGGTTCACGGTCGAAGAGTGGATGGAATCGTCATGCTGTACTCAAGAATCGATGATAAAATCATGGCATTTCTTGAGCAACAGAACTTTCCATTTACAGTGATTGGCAAGCCGCTAGTAAATCCTGATTCAATTACTCACGTGGATAATGATAATTTTCGAGCCGCGAAAGATGTGACCGATCACTTTATAGGAAAAGGTCACAAGCGGATTGCATTTGTCGGAGGGAATTTAGATCTTGTTGTAACAGTGGATCGACTAAGCGGGTATGAAAAGGCACTACGAGAAGCTGATATTCCTTACAGCGATGATTATGTAGTACACGTAGAGTTTCTTAAAGAGGGTGGACATGAAGCTGTAATGGAGCTGTTTTCTTTAGAAAAACCACCAACCGCGCTCGTTGTAGCCGACGATCTAATGGCCTTAGGAATAATGAGCAAATTAGATGAAATGGGATTATCAGTGCCTCAAGATGTTTCCATTATTAGCTTTAACAATGTTATGCTTGCAGAATATGCTAGCCCCCCATTAACGTCCGTGGATATTAATATCTTTCAACTAGGATATCAGGCCGTTAATTGCTTACTTGAAAAAATCGATGACAGTGAGATGACGAGTAAACGAGTCTGCATACCGCATCATGTAGTTGATCGTTGGTCAGTCAGAACGCTTAACGAAAGCGAAAAAGTAAACTAA
- a CDS encoding extracellular solute-binding protein, with protein MKRFFALFFTLVLAIGVLAACGPQNNENASSNGGGSDSEGDDANKPEKLVVWEDTDKGIALEPAIASFEEEYGIKVEFKELGMADEIREQIRLDGPAGTGPDVITLPHDQIGQAAVEGLISPIEVEQSVVDTFTESSIQAESFDGKLYGLPKATETPVFIYNKELMDKAPESMDEVYDFAKDFTKDKQYGFLALWDNFYFANAVLAGYGGYVFDRTDDGLNPDDIGLNNEGAVEGTEYIQKWYEEGLFPKGLIGENGGSTMDGLFNEGKAASVMNGPWSFQGYKDAGIDIGVAPMPKLPNGENFKTFIGVKGWHVSNFSENKEWATKLVEWLTNEENAKIRYEETAEIPPVKSLIEDPVIAENEGASAVAVQSQYGVPMPNIPEMAEVWEPAASALQLVATNKQEPKAALDEATKTIKSQIEQNHSN; from the coding sequence ATGAAACGCTTTTTCGCTTTGTTTTTTACTCTAGTTCTTGCAATCGGCGTTCTTGCAGCATGCGGACCGCAAAACAATGAAAACGCTTCAAGTAACGGGGGAGGCAGTGATTCTGAAGGGGATGACGCTAACAAACCTGAGAAGCTCGTTGTTTGGGAAGATACAGATAAAGGGATTGCGCTCGAACCGGCAATTGCTAGTTTCGAAGAAGAGTATGGCATTAAAGTTGAATTTAAAGAACTAGGTATGGCGGATGAAATTAGAGAACAAATTCGTCTTGACGGCCCAGCAGGTACTGGACCTGACGTTATTACACTACCACACGATCAAATTGGACAAGCTGCGGTTGAGGGACTTATTTCTCCAATCGAAGTTGAGCAGTCCGTTGTTGATACGTTTACAGAATCTTCTATTCAAGCAGAAAGCTTTGATGGAAAGCTATACGGACTACCAAAAGCAACAGAAACACCTGTTTTTATTTACAACAAAGAACTTATGGACAAAGCACCAGAATCCATGGATGAAGTCTATGATTTCGCAAAGGATTTTACAAAAGACAAGCAGTATGGCTTCTTAGCACTTTGGGATAATTTCTATTTTGCAAACGCTGTATTAGCTGGTTATGGAGGCTATGTCTTTGATCGCACAGATGATGGCCTGAATCCGGATGATATCGGTCTGAACAATGAAGGTGCAGTAGAAGGTACTGAGTACATTCAGAAATGGTACGAAGAAGGGCTATTCCCTAAAGGTCTTATTGGTGAAAACGGTGGATCAACGATGGACGGTCTCTTTAATGAAGGAAAAGCCGCTTCCGTTATGAACGGACCATGGTCATTCCAGGGCTATAAAGATGCTGGTATTGATATTGGTGTTGCACCAATGCCTAAACTTCCAAACGGCGAAAACTTTAAAACATTTATCGGTGTTAAAGGATGGCACGTAAGTAACTTCTCTGAGAACAAAGAATGGGCTACGAAGCTTGTTGAATGGTTAACGAACGAGGAAAATGCGAAGATTCGTTATGAAGAAACAGCTGAAATCCCTCCAGTTAAATCACTTATCGAAGACCCAGTTATTGCTGAGAATGAAGGTGCAAGTGCAGTAGCAGTTCAATCTCAATATGGTGTTCCAATGCCTAACATTCCAGAAATGGCAGAAGTATGGGAGCCAGCGGCATCTGCACTTCAGCTAGTTGCTACGAATAAGCAAGAGCCGAAAGCTGCATTAGATGAAGCAACGAAAACAATTAAGTCTCAAATTGAACAAAATCACAGCAACTAA
- the ligD gene encoding non-homologous end-joining DNA ligase codes for MGQHSITVGDVEVTITNAEKLLWKGITKADYLNYLAKISPLMLPFLHNKPLTVIRYPDGIMGEAFYQRNCPEYAPDFIKTVEHHDNNYIICSDLPSLLWLGNQAAIEFHIPFSSYQSEKPSEIVFDLDPPSNEAFHLAVLAAEQIKDNLDRLHLTGFLKLSGNKGLQIHIPLPFDTFTYEQTKVFTAFMAKFLVETNPNLFTIERLKKNRNERLYIDYVQHASGKTIIAPYSPRGNAEGLVAAPIEWNELKDELTPTDFSMERVLKRKLTPFHDYEKARDQQPFKEILDWLLTKKTNHL; via the coding sequence ATGGGACAACATTCAATCACAGTGGGAGATGTAGAGGTTACGATTACGAATGCGGAGAAGCTTCTGTGGAAAGGCATTACCAAAGCTGACTATTTGAATTATTTAGCTAAAATCTCTCCCCTTATGCTTCCATTTTTACATAACAAACCGTTAACGGTCATTCGGTATCCTGATGGTATTATGGGAGAAGCCTTTTATCAGAGAAACTGTCCTGAATACGCTCCAGACTTTATTAAAACAGTTGAGCACCATGATAACAATTACATTATTTGCTCAGATCTACCTTCCTTACTATGGCTTGGTAACCAAGCTGCAATTGAATTTCATATTCCTTTCTCTTCCTATCAATCCGAAAAGCCCTCCGAAATTGTTTTTGACCTTGATCCTCCTTCTAATGAGGCGTTTCATCTAGCGGTGCTCGCCGCAGAACAAATAAAGGACAACCTTGATCGCCTTCATTTAACAGGTTTTTTGAAATTATCAGGAAACAAAGGTCTTCAAATTCACATCCCGCTTCCATTCGATACCTTCACTTATGAACAAACAAAAGTATTTACTGCATTTATGGCAAAATTCTTAGTTGAAACGAACCCTAACTTATTCACAATTGAGCGTCTTAAAAAGAACCGAAATGAGCGACTTTATATTGACTATGTCCAACATGCTTCAGGTAAAACAATCATTGCACCGTATTCCCCTCGTGGAAATGCCGAAGGGTTAGTTGCCGCACCAATTGAATGGAATGAATTAAAAGACGAATTAACGCCTACTGATTTTTCAATGGAACGCGTGTTAAAGCGTAAATTGACGCCATTCCACGATTATGAAAAGGCAAGAGATCAGCAACCCTTTAAAGAAATATTAGACTGGCTACTCACAAAAAAAACTAACCATCTATAA
- a CDS encoding sugar ABC transporter permease — protein sequence MSPKMQNTVRLTLSYIAIAIACVIILYPVLWIVGSSFNPGDSLSGSSIIPKDATLDHYKSLFNTEESDYLLWYWNTLKICIITMILAVAMISCMAYAFSRYRFVGRKNGLMTFLILQMIPNFAALIAIYVLAYITGLLDTHFALILVYAGGLLPMNTWLAKGYFDTIPKELDESARIDGAGHFRIFWQIILPLAKPILAVVALFSFITPFTDFILAQVILRSEEKFTLAVGLYKMISDQFGNEFTTFAAGSVLIAIPISILFLSLQRYFISGLTAGGTKG from the coding sequence ATGAGTCCAAAAATGCAGAATACCGTACGCTTAACCTTGTCCTATATTGCTATTGCGATTGCATGCGTCATCATTTTATATCCAGTTCTCTGGATCGTTGGATCATCGTTTAATCCTGGAGACAGCTTATCTGGATCATCGATTATTCCAAAAGATGCAACGCTCGATCACTACAAATCGTTGTTTAATACAGAAGAAAGTGACTACCTACTCTGGTACTGGAACACGCTTAAGATTTGTATCATCACTATGATTCTAGCTGTAGCCATGATTTCTTGTATGGCCTATGCTTTCTCACGTTATCGCTTTGTTGGTCGTAAAAATGGCTTGATGACTTTCTTAATCCTTCAAATGATTCCAAACTTTGCGGCACTCATCGCGATTTACGTTCTGGCTTATATTACAGGATTATTGGATACACACTTTGCATTAATCCTTGTTTATGCAGGTGGGCTACTTCCGATGAATACGTGGTTAGCGAAAGGTTATTTTGATACAATTCCTAAAGAACTTGACGAGTCCGCACGTATTGATGGAGCAGGGCACTTTCGGATCTTCTGGCAAATCATTTTGCCACTTGCGAAACCGATTCTTGCTGTAGTAGCGCTTTTCAGCTTCATTACGCCGTTCACGGACTTTATCCTTGCTCAAGTTATCCTTAGAAGTGAAGAGAAATTTACGCTTGCTGTTGGTCTTTACAAAATGATTTCTGATCAATTCGGGAATGAGTTTACAACATTTGCTGCAGGATCTGTTTTGATCGCCATTCCAATTTCCATCCTATTCCTATCGCTTCAACGCTACTTTATTTCTGGCCTAACTGCTGGAGGAACAAAAGGATAG
- a CDS encoding sugar ABC transporter permease yields the protein MEATERQTKHRKTALALSIIPGFGQFYNKQILKGLMFFILTVSFAVAFADLINIGLWGIVTLGEKLPRDHSIFLLTQGIIAVLVILIGLVIYFLNLRDAYLNGRNRDLGIPLNSVREQYRNVADQGFPYLMLTPGFFLLIFVVIFPILFVILLSFTNYDLYHSPPANLVDWIGIQNYIDIFKLDIWRDTFLDVFSWTIVWTFVATTGQIAIGIFLAVLMNQKDLKFKGIFRTIFILPWAVPAFVSILVFAGMFNETFGAINNDILAAFGIDAIPWLTEPFWTKIALILIQFWLGFPFIFAMVTGVLQSIPDELYEAATVDGANMWQKFRGITLPMVLFAIAPILITQYTFNFNNFNVIYLFNGGGPAVSGQTAGSTDILISWIYKLTFTSAQYGKAAAITMILSAIVIGVALWQFRRTKSFQEEDMM from the coding sequence ATGGAGGCAACTGAACGTCAAACGAAGCATCGCAAAACAGCACTAGCACTTTCAATCATTCCTGGATTCGGTCAGTTTTATAACAAGCAAATCCTCAAAGGACTAATGTTTTTCATCCTAACAGTCTCATTTGCAGTTGCTTTTGCTGACTTAATCAACATTGGACTATGGGGGATCGTTACGTTAGGAGAAAAGCTACCGCGAGATCATTCCATCTTCTTGTTAACACAGGGAATTATCGCTGTCCTTGTTATCCTAATCGGATTGGTTATTTACTTCTTAAACCTGAGGGATGCATACTTGAACGGAAGAAATCGTGATCTTGGCATTCCTCTAAATTCAGTAAGAGAGCAATATCGTAATGTTGCAGATCAAGGTTTTCCTTATTTAATGTTAACACCAGGATTTTTCTTGTTAATCTTTGTTGTTATTTTCCCGATATTGTTTGTGATTTTGCTTTCATTTACAAACTACGATCTTTATCATTCTCCACCAGCTAATTTAGTTGACTGGATCGGGATTCAAAACTATATTGATATATTTAAATTGGATATTTGGCGCGATACATTTTTGGATGTATTTTCGTGGACGATCGTTTGGACATTCGTAGCAACGACCGGACAAATCGCGATTGGCATTTTTCTCGCTGTTTTAATGAATCAGAAAGACCTTAAATTTAAAGGCATTTTCAGAACAATCTTTATCTTGCCATGGGCCGTACCAGCATTCGTATCTATTCTTGTATTTGCAGGGATGTTTAATGAAACGTTTGGTGCGATAAACAATGACATTTTAGCAGCGTTCGGGATCGATGCAATACCATGGCTTACAGAGCCATTCTGGACGAAAATTGCTTTAATTTTGATACAGTTCTGGCTTGGGTTCCCGTTTATTTTTGCAATGGTGACAGGTGTACTCCAATCGATTCCAGATGAGTTATATGAAGCTGCGACGGTTGACGGAGCGAATATGTGGCAGAAGTTCAGAGGGATTACACTTCCAATGGTACTGTTTGCCATCGCACCAATCTTAATCACGCAATACACATTTAACTTTAATAACTTTAATGTTATTTACCTGTTTAACGGAGGGGGACCTGCAGTTTCAGGTCAAACAGCTGGTTCCACTGACATTTTGATTTCGTGGATTTACAAGCTAACATTTACTTCCGCACAATATGGAAAAGCTGCCGCAATTACAATGATACTATCAGCGATCGTTATCGGTGTTGCACTGTGGCAGTTTAGAAGAACGAAATCATTCCAAGAAGAGGATATGATGTAA